The following proteins come from a genomic window of Alphaproteobacteria bacterium:
- a CDS encoding threonylcarbamoyl-AMP synthase, which yields MTIMSMNVFIEALRANNLIILPTETVYGLGANALSDEAVLKIYKAKNRPTKNPLIIHVASLEEAMKYGVFNEDSLKLAKHFWLPAKTANSLTLVVPIKSGTKLSKYVTAGLDTVAIRVPNHPVALELLKQCNFPVAAPSANISTQLSPTQKAHVMLKDIPILEGGFAQVGIESTIVENTTILRPGIITKSMLETVLQKPVVISDGKVIKAPGMTKRHYAPQTPVVIDSILYDPATEARLGFGKDNQCTLNLSITGDIKEAVRNLFAYLHELDQKGYTRIHIAPLPKDQELSITLYDKLHRMIG from the coding sequence ATGACGATTATGTCGATGAATGTATTCATAGAAGCGTTAAGAGCAAACAATCTCATCATTCTTCCCACAGAAACTGTATATGGTTTAGGTGCCAATGCGTTATCTGATGAAGCGGTTCTAAAAATTTATAAAGCCAAAAATCGCCCCACAAAGAATCCTCTCATTATTCATGTAGCCTCGCTAGAAGAAGCGATGAAATACGGAGTGTTTAATGAAGACAGCTTAAAGCTTGCAAAGCATTTTTGGCTACCGGCCAAAACGGCTAACTCTTTAACTCTGGTTGTTCCAATAAAATCTGGCACAAAACTATCAAAATATGTCACAGCAGGGCTGGATACTGTGGCAATCCGAGTGCCAAATCATCCTGTTGCCTTAGAGCTGTTAAAACAATGTAATTTTCCTGTAGCTGCTCCAAGTGCTAATATCTCGACACAATTAAGCCCTACACAAAAAGCGCATGTTATGCTCAAGGATATTCCGATATTAGAAGGTGGATTTGCTCAAGTGGGAATAGAGTCTACAATTGTTGAAAATACAACCATTTTGAGGCCGGGTATCATCACAAAGTCTATGTTAGAAACGGTATTGCAAAAGCCTGTTGTCATCTCAGATGGAAAGGTGATTAAGGCCCCTGGTATGACCAAAAGGCATTATGCACCTCAAACACCTGTTGTCATAGATTCAATCTTGTACGATCCCGCAACAGAAGCGCGCTTAGGCTTTGGTAAAGATAATCAATGTACGCTTAATTTATCGATCACAGGTGATATAAAAGAAGCGGTGCGTAATTTATTCGCTTATCTTCATGAGCTAGATCAAAAGGGGTATACACGCATACATATTGCGCCTTTGCCTAAGGATCAAGAATTGAGTATAACTTTATATGATAAGCTGCACAGAATGATAGGATAG